One Butyricicoccus intestinisimiae genomic window carries:
- a CDS encoding threonine/serine exporter family protein has product MPEQTIKRNHMAIPWHDYIQQKQLPITQASLSEKASVIGRIGLMLLSCGTGAWRVRSSMNTISECLGVVCSADIGLMSVEYTCFDGTESFSQSLCLTNTGVNTSKLNRLERFVADFPEKGLSLTGEQLHSRLDDIEQIHGLYSPLALGLAAALACGAFTFLLGGGLWEMCFAFLGAGVGNTIRCKLTKHHFTLFLCIVTSVAAACLIYAGCLRLAEMFLGISSQHEAGYICSMLFIVPGFPFITSGIDLAKLDMRSGLERLAYAVLVVMVATLAAWMMALLLHLTPVDFMNLHLNTTQYLVLRLLFSFCGVFGFSVMFNSPVKIAATAAAIGAVSNTLRLELVDLSTCPPAIAAFLGALTAGLLASLLKAYVGYPRVSITVPSIVIMVPGLYLYKAIYNLGIMSLSDAAVWMTSALLIIAALPLGLIFARIVTDKTFRYCT; this is encoded by the coding sequence GCTGATGCTGCTGTCGTGCGGCACGGGCGCATGGCGCGTGCGCAGTTCTATGAATACCATTTCCGAATGCTTGGGTGTGGTGTGCTCCGCGGACATCGGGCTGATGTCGGTCGAATACACCTGCTTTGACGGCACGGAGAGCTTTTCCCAGTCGCTGTGTCTGACCAACACCGGCGTCAACACGTCGAAATTAAACCGGTTGGAACGTTTTGTCGCGGATTTTCCCGAAAAAGGGCTGTCGCTCACCGGCGAACAGCTGCACAGCAGACTGGATGACATCGAACAAATTCACGGCCTGTACTCCCCGCTCGCGCTGGGCCTTGCCGCCGCGCTCGCGTGCGGCGCATTTACGTTTTTGCTCGGCGGCGGTTTGTGGGAAATGTGCTTTGCCTTTCTCGGCGCAGGTGTCGGCAACACGATTCGCTGCAAGCTGACCAAGCATCACTTCACGCTGTTTTTGTGCATCGTCACCTCGGTTGCGGCGGCGTGCCTGATATACGCCGGCTGTCTGCGGCTGGCAGAGATGTTTTTGGGCATTTCCTCTCAGCACGAAGCCGGTTATATCTGTTCCATGCTGTTTATCGTTCCCGGTTTTCCGTTTATCACGAGCGGCATTGACCTCGCCAAGCTGGACATGCGCTCGGGCTTGGAGCGACTCGCCTATGCGGTTCTTGTCGTCATGGTCGCGACGCTCGCCGCTTGGATGATGGCGCTGCTGCTGCACCTGACGCCGGTTGATTTTATGAATCTGCATCTCAACACCACGCAGTATCTTGTGCTGCGTCTGCTGTTTAGCTTTTGCGGCGTGTTCGGCTTCTCAGTCATGTTCAACAGTCCGGTGAAAATCGCCGCGACAGCTGCCGCCATCGGCGCCGTTTCCAACACCCTGCGGCTGGAGCTGGTGGATTTGAGTACGTGTCCGCCTGCCATCGCCGCCTTTCTCGGCGCGCTGACCGCGGGACTGCTCGCCTCGCTGCTCAAAGCTTATGTGGGCTATCCGCGCGTGTCGATTACCGTGCCGTCCATCGTCATCATGGTGCCGGGGCTGTATCTGTACAAAGCCATTTACAATCTCGGCATTATGTCGCTGAGCGATGCGGCAGTTTGGATGACCTCCGCCCTGCTCATCATCGCGGCGCTGCCGCTCGGGCTCATCTTCGCCCGCATTGTCACCGACAAGACCTTTCGATATTGCACATAA
- a CDS encoding LacI family DNA-binding transcriptional regulator has product MNTIKITLKQIAARCGVSTNTVSLALRGMSGISEKTRKRIESAAYEMGYFEQKNAAAGKQNLVLIASRRHLQDSYFYMRFYQMVAGCALKHGYNLIVLDEKSMHQDPYAFAGQIADNSARGILLLGDMMEESVKKVCMCGLPVVSIGTHYPGLSIDTVMEDNDAVSRLAMQHLAAAGCRSVSFVGQPDYSTAFSQRYFSYLAAASQLPVETPDDMLIGRPDQEMNELIAELTQRIGARETLPDAFYCANDYIAIMLIRALTTQGISIPEQVSIIGVDNNPVSALVSPQLCSLDIQCGKQAHYALHRMTELLHDKTSEPVRLLIQPRLIPGASVQHA; this is encoded by the coding sequence GTGAACACTATAAAAATAACATTAAAACAAATTGCAGCGCGCTGCGGTGTTTCTACCAATACCGTGTCGCTTGCCCTGCGCGGCATGTCCGGCATCAGTGAAAAGACCCGCAAGCGAATTGAGAGCGCCGCCTATGAGATGGGGTATTTTGAACAGAAAAACGCGGCGGCGGGGAAGCAGAATTTGGTTCTCATCGCTTCGCGCCGCCACCTGCAGGACAGCTACTTTTATATGCGGTTCTATCAAATGGTAGCGGGATGCGCATTGAAGCACGGATACAATCTGATTGTTTTGGACGAAAAGAGCATGCATCAGGACCCATATGCGTTTGCCGGTCAGATTGCGGACAATTCCGCGCGCGGCATCCTGCTGCTCGGCGATATGATGGAGGAATCCGTCAAAAAGGTGTGCATGTGCGGCCTTCCGGTCGTGTCCATCGGCACGCATTATCCGGGGTTGTCCATCGACACGGTCATGGAGGACAACGACGCGGTGAGCCGGCTTGCGATGCAGCATTTGGCTGCCGCAGGCTGCCGCAGCGTTTCCTTTGTCGGACAGCCGGATTACAGCACGGCATTTTCCCAGCGGTATTTTTCGTATCTGGCGGCGGCCAGTCAGCTGCCGGTTGAGACGCCGGATGATATGCTGATTGGCAGACCCGACCAAGAGATGAACGAGCTGATTGCCGAGCTGACACAGCGCATCGGCGCGCGGGAGACGCTGCCGGATGCTTTTTACTGCGCGAACGACTACATCGCCATCATGCTCATTCGCGCGCTGACCACACAGGGCATTTCGATTCCGGAACAGGTGTCCATCATCGGCGTGGACAACAATCCGGTCAGCGCGCTGGTCTCGCCGCAGCTGTGTTCGCTGGATATTCAGTGCGGGAAGCAGGCGCACTATGCGCTGCACCGCATGACCGAGCTGCTGCACGACAAGACGAGCGAGCCGGTTCGGCTGCTCATTCAGCCGCGCCTGATACCCGGCGCATCGGTTCAGCACGCATAA
- a CDS encoding helix-turn-helix transcriptional regulator, with protein sequence MSKFDPLHVQCAVKQQYQPVFTGTNQPRLLYVSNIRPQTSMYPRMLHAHADAVELALMYSGSGKFFIHDRYVPVSAGDLLIYNSGVIHDEISSADNPIGMYCITLSGLHMPGLRPNALLADDRNCVISCGEHFESVRFLFELMFKQLSSDYPNASVFCHNMMEALLVQALTLAADAPQKPIGKSKRLELALDVKQYLDAHYTEPITLTDIGQHLHVSHYYLCHVFKDLMGYAPMKYLLRRRLGEAQTLLISTDTTIAKIAESVGFDTQSYFNFQFAKNVGMPPSQYRKNYLVRAFD encoded by the coding sequence ATGTCCAAGTTCGATCCTCTGCATGTCCAGTGTGCTGTGAAGCAGCAGTATCAGCCGGTTTTCACCGGAACCAACCAGCCGCGGCTGCTCTATGTCAGCAACATTCGCCCGCAGACCAGCATGTACCCACGCATGCTCCATGCACATGCCGATGCCGTGGAGCTGGCGCTGATGTACAGCGGCTCTGGTAAATTCTTTATTCACGACCGATACGTTCCGGTCTCCGCCGGCGATTTGCTCATCTATAATTCCGGCGTCATTCACGATGAAATTTCCAGCGCGGACAACCCTATCGGCATGTACTGCATCACGCTCAGCGGGCTGCACATGCCCGGTCTCCGTCCCAATGCGCTGCTCGCAGATGACAGGAATTGTGTCATTTCCTGCGGAGAACACTTCGAATCCGTGCGTTTTCTGTTCGAATTGATGTTCAAACAGCTGTCCTCCGACTATCCGAACGCCTCGGTTTTTTGCCACAATATGATGGAAGCACTGCTCGTGCAGGCGCTCACGCTCGCCGCGGATGCGCCGCAAAAACCAATTGGCAAGAGCAAGCGTCTGGAGCTCGCGCTGGACGTCAAGCAGTATCTGGACGCCCACTACACGGAGCCGATCACGCTCACCGACATCGGCCAGCATCTGCACGTCAGCCACTATTATCTGTGTCACGTGTTCAAGGATCTCATGGGCTATGCGCCGATGAAGTATCTGCTGCGGCGCAGGCTCGGCGAGGCGCAGACGCTGCTCATTTCCACCGACACCACCATTGCCAAGATTGCGGAGTCGGTCGGATTCGACACACAGAGCTATTTTAACTTCCAATTTGCCAAGAATGTCGGCATGCCTCCGTCACAATACCGAAAAAACTATCTTGTGCGCGCCTTTGATTGA